A region of Rhizobium grahamii DNA encodes the following proteins:
- a CDS encoding acyl carrier protein: MNTTIRELLVKFGKLPVAVDQVADEADLYAAGLTSFASVQLMLGIEEAFDIEFPDNLLNRKSFASISAIAKTIEVIKDSRKVA; encoded by the coding sequence ATGAATACGACAATCCGCGAACTTCTGGTCAAGTTCGGTAAGCTTCCTGTCGCCGTTGACCAAGTGGCCGATGAAGCGGATCTCTACGCAGCGGGTCTTACTTCCTTTGCTTCCGTACAGCTGATGCTCGGCATCGAGGAAGCGTTCGACATCGAATTCCCGGATAACCTTTTGAACCGAAAGTCTTTCGCCAGCATTTCGGCGATTGCCAAGACGATCGAAGTCATCAAAGACAGCCGGAAAGTTGCTTAA
- a CDS encoding lysine-2,3-aminomutase-like protein: MNVVRPFKSLSDLSEAGLLQGRDKAELEKVSARYAIAVTPTIAGLIDPTDPVDPIALQFVPDTAELHVTPEERADPIGDHAHSPVEGIVHRYPDRVLLKAVHVCPVYCRFCFRREMVGPQGLGTLDAAAMTAAFDYIRSHDEIWEVILTGGDPLVLSPRRLADIMGELASISHVKIIRFHTRVPVVDPQKIDAALIDALKRSGKTVYVALHANHPREMTDEARAACGRLVDAGIAMVSQSVLLKGVNDDPAVLASLMRAFVETRVKPYYLHHPDLAPGTSHFRLTIEEGQKIVAALRGRISGLCQPTYILDIPGGYGKAAIGAQPIRHMEDGCYIVSDFQGREHTYPPT; encoded by the coding sequence ATGAATGTCGTGAGGCCGTTCAAGTCTCTCAGCGACCTTTCCGAAGCCGGTCTGCTTCAGGGGCGGGACAAGGCCGAGCTTGAGAAGGTTTCGGCGCGCTACGCGATTGCGGTCACGCCTACCATTGCGGGGCTGATCGATCCGACCGATCCAGTCGATCCCATCGCGCTTCAGTTCGTGCCTGATACCGCGGAACTTCACGTTACGCCCGAAGAGCGAGCGGATCCGATCGGAGATCATGCCCATAGCCCGGTCGAAGGGATCGTGCATCGATACCCGGACCGCGTGCTTCTCAAGGCCGTGCACGTTTGCCCGGTTTACTGCCGCTTCTGCTTCCGGCGGGAAATGGTCGGTCCTCAAGGGCTTGGGACGCTCGACGCGGCGGCGATGACGGCTGCGTTCGACTACATCCGGTCACATGACGAGATATGGGAGGTCATTCTGACTGGCGGCGATCCGTTGGTGCTGTCGCCTCGTCGCCTGGCTGATATCATGGGTGAGCTCGCATCCATCAGTCACGTCAAGATCATCAGGTTTCACACGCGTGTCCCAGTCGTCGATCCGCAAAAGATCGACGCGGCACTGATCGACGCACTGAAACGCAGCGGCAAGACGGTTTATGTCGCTCTGCATGCCAATCATCCGCGCGAAATGACAGACGAGGCGCGAGCCGCGTGCGGTCGCCTTGTCGACGCGGGTATCGCCATGGTTAGCCAGTCCGTGCTGCTGAAGGGCGTCAACGACGATCCGGCGGTGCTCGCGTCGTTGATGAGAGCCTTTGTCGAGACGCGCGTGAAGCCATACTATCTCCACCATCCCGACCTTGCGCCGGGCACCAGTCACTTCCGCCTGACGATCGAGGAAGGGCAGAAGATCGTCGCCGCATTGAGAGGTCGGATCTCCGGACTCTGCCAGCCGACCTATATTCTCGATATTCCCGGCGGTTATGGGAAAGCAGCCATCGGAGCACAACCTATCCGGCATATGGAGGATGGATGCTATATCGTGTCCGACTTCCAGGGGCGTGAGCATACCTATCCGCCTACCTGA